DNA sequence from the Streptomyces canus genome:
GGCGCGCTCGCGGCCTTGCACGAGGCCGGCCTCAAGATTCCGCGGGATGTCGCCGTGGTGGGGTTCGACGACGTCGAGGTGGCGTCGTACACCTATCCGGCCTTGACCACCGTCCGCCAGCCGATGCGGGAGATGGGTGAGGCAGCGGCGCGTCTGCTGCTCGACCACGTGCGCAGATCGCCCGAGGCCGCCCCCTCGCGCATCATTCCCACCAGCCTCGTGATCCGTGGCTCGACGTTAGAGCCGAGCTCGAACTGACGTAATGGCGTCGCGATGCGCACGTGATGGCGCCTCGCGGTCGGGCGGTGTGTCGCTGGTGAGTGACGCACCGCCCTGTCTCCCCGAAACCCCGGCGGACCATCGGCCCCGCCCCCTGTAGCGGCTGCGCCCGCGTTCACACGGCGCCGCCCACCAGCACCTTTTCCGCTCGCGCGTTCCCGATCCGGGACACCGAACGGTGCGCCTGGCACACCCTGCCCGGCCCTTACCCACTCCGCGTCGGATGCTCCAGCCGCGCCCTGCGGCTGACCGCCGATGCCGCTGTCACCGCAGTCGGTCCCCACCTGCGCCGGCCCATCCGGGCGTCCGCCCGCTCTCACCCTTAGCCCCCCGCGCCTGTATCGCTCAACGGCAAGGAGCCGCATCATGCGTATCACCACTCGTCATGCTGTCAGAACCGTCCAGGCCCTGTGCGTCACCGTCACGGCCGCCCTGGTGGCCACCGGCTGCGGCCGGAGCGAGGATTCCGGCCCCGGCAAGGACGCACCCGCCGAGATCGCCGCGGGCAAGGCCAAGGGGACGGTGGTCATGTGGTCCATGGGTGACACCGACCCCGCCCTGAAGGACCTGGCCGAGAAGTTCGAGCAGGAGAACCCGGACGCGACCGTCAAGATCACAGCGGTCCCGTGGGACGCCGCCCACGACAAGCTGACCACCTCGATCGCCGGTGGCAACACACCGGACATGTCCGTGGTCGGCACCACCTGGATGGCCGAGATGGCCGCCATGAACGGCTTCCAGGCCACCCCGGCGTCGATCAAGTCGTCGGACTTCTACCCCGGCCAATGGGACACCACCAAGTACAAGGACACGTCCTACGGTGTGCCGTTCATCGCGAACACCATGGTGGTCTACTACCGCACCGACCTGACCGAGAAGGCCGGCGTCAAGGGCGCCCCGGCCGCGGACTGGAGCGGGTACCTGAAGGACCTCAAGGCCATCCAGGCCACCGTCGGCAAGCAGAATCCCAAGCTGCGCTACTCAACTGGGTGGAACATCGGCTTCAACTCCTGGATCTTCTGGCTGCCGCTGGTCTGGCAGCAGGGCGGTGACATCTATGACGCCAAGACCGGGAAGTTCACCTTCGACTCGCCCGAGGTCGCCAAGGCTCTGGAGTACTACGCGAGCATCCCCCAGCAGGGCCTGGCACCAACCGACAAGACGGAAAGCATGCCGGCGTTCCAGGCCGGCCAGATCGCCACCTACCAGGAGGGGCCGGGGGTCGGCGGCAGCCTCCACAACGACACCCCGAAGCTGGACGGCAAGTGGAAGACCGCGCCGCTGCCGTACTCCAAGCAGCCCGCCGGGCTCGCCGGCGGCAGCGACCTGGCGGTGTTCAAGGACGCCAAGAACGCCGACGCGGCATGGAAGTTCACCCGGTTCCTCACCGAGCCCGCCAACCTCGCGGCCTATGCCAAGGCCACCGGCAACATTCCGCCGTCGCCCAGCGCGTGGGACCAGGCGAAGCTGAGCGAGGACGAGACGATGAACGCGTTCGCCGAGCAGCTCAAGGTCAGCAAGGCGCCGCCCGCCATCAGCACCTGGCAGCAGATCGCCGACGCCGTCGACTCCCAGCTGGAGAGGCTGTCCCTCGGCAAGGCCACGGTCGCTCAGGTGCAGCAGGCACTGCAGTCCAAGGCCACATCCATCGGCACCGGCCGCTGAGCGCCGCCGCGTGAGTACCCCTCGTAGGGACGGATGACATCCATGTCCACGAAAACGCTTCCCGGGCGGGGCGACACCCACGAGCCGAGCACCGCAGGGCCGCAGCGAAGTGCCGGTCGCCGGCCCTTCGCGCTCCGAAGCACGGCGCGCGGCAGGCAGACCCGGGCCGCCTGGATTCTCGCCGCCCCCTTCCTCGCCCTGTTCCTGGCCTTCATGCTGCTGCCGGTCGTCTGGTCGCTGCTGATGAGCCTGACCGACACCCAGAGCGCAGACCTGCGCACGCCGCTGAACGTGTCGTTCACCGGCTTCGACAACTACGTGCGGCTCTTCCAGGACGATCAGTTCGTTCACGCCCTGCGCAACACGGCCGTGTTCGTCGTGGTGGGTCTGCCTCTGACGCTGGCCGCCGGACTCGCCGCGGCAGTTGCCCTCGACCGCGGCATCCGCCGCTTCCGAGCCGTCTTCCGGGTCGGCTTCTACCTCCCGGTCATCACCAGCATCGTGGCCATCGCCGTGGTCTGGAAGACGCTCCTGGACCCACGGGCGGGACTGGTGAACACCGTCCTGGGCTGGTTCGGGATCGACGGCCCGGCCTGGCTGGCCGACACCCGCTTCGCCCTGCCCGTCATGATCCTCATGGCCGTGTGGCGCAACCTCGGCACCGTCATGATCATCATGCTGGCCGGACTGCAGTCCGTGCCCCAGTCCCTGATGGAGGCAGCCGAACTCGACGGCGCCGGCGCCTGGCAGCGCTTTTGGGGGGTCAGCTTCCCGCTGCTGCGCCCCGCCCTCTTGCTGACCGCCGTGACCACAGGCATCGGCTATCTGCAGTTCTTCGACGAACCCTTCGTGATGACCCAGGGCGGACCGCTGGACTCCACCCTCTCGGCCACGATGTACGCCTACAACCAGTTCGGCAACGGCAACTACGACGTGGCCTCGGCCGCCGGCTACGTCATCTTCGTCCTCATCGTCGCGCTGACCGTCCTGCAGTTCCGGGTACTGCGAGACAAGGACTGATACCCCATGAGCACCCTCTCCACCCTCCGAACAGCACCATCCGACGCGGACCGGGCTCTGCGGCGCCGCCACATCCGGCAGACCTGGGGCCAGCCCTGGCTGTACGTACCACTTGCCGGCGCTCTCCTGCTGATGATCGCGCCGTTCTTGTGGATGCTCTCCGGTTCCTTCAAACCCGAGGCCGACATCCGCGCCGTACCGCCCGTGCTGATCCCCACCGCACCCACCACCGCCAACTTCCACGAACTGTTCAGCAGGCTCGACTTCACGAGCATGTTCGCCAACTCCGTGATCGTGGCCGTGGCCGTCACCGCGGGCAACCTGGTCTTCTGCTCGATGCTCGGCTACGCCCTGGCCAAGCTGGAGTTCCGCGGCCAGCGCGCCGTGTTCATGCTGGTCATCGGCACCCTCATGATCCCCGGCCTGGTCACCTTCGTCCCGCTGTACGTGCTGGTGGCCAACATGAAGCTGTCCGGCTCCCTGCTCGGGCTGATCCTGCCCTTCCTTGCCACCCCCTTCGGGGTGTTCCTGATGCGGCAGTTCATCTCCTCCCTGCCCGATGAGCTGATCGACGCGGCCCGCGTCGACGGCTGCCGCGAACTGGCCATCTTCTGGAAGATCATCCTGCCGCTGACCCGGCCGGCCCTGGCCACCCTCGGGATCATCACCTTCCTCGGCTCCTGGAACAACTTCCTGTGGCCGCTGGTCGTGGCCCAGAACGAGAGCCAGTACACCCTCCCCGTCGGCCTCGCCCTGGCCAGCAGCGGACAGGACTTCACCCGCTACGGCATCCTCCTCGCCGGCAGCGTCGTCGTCCTACTCCCGGTAATGATCGTCTTCCTCCTCTTCCAGCGGCACTTCGTCGCCGGCATCGCCACCACCGGCCTGAAGTGACACCTCTGCTCCCACCGCGCCGCCCCCTGCCGCACCGGTTCCGCCCAGGGCGGCTGGCGGGCAGCGCGCGAGCCCCGCCGCGCCAGTCCGAGCTCCACCACGGCCGCCGGCAGCGTCCTTGCGACGAAGCGCTCGAAGCCGCCAACCAACTCTCGACCTGTGACAACTTATCTCTTGGAGAACACCGTGGGACAGCCGGTCCGCTCTGCCGTGTACCTGGATCCGGAAGCGTCCGTGGAAGCGAGAATCGACGACTTGCTGTCCCGGATGACCCTGCCGGAGAAGGTCGGGCAGTTGCTGATGCTCGACGCACAACACGGGGACCTGGTGGACATCCTGTCGACCAAGCTGGCCGGGTCCGTTCTGCATGTGGCTCCCGAACGGATGCCCGAGGCCATGAAAATGGCCCAGCGGACACGGCTCGGCATTCCGCTTCTGACAGCCGACGACGCCATCCACGGCCACTCGTTCTGGCCCGGCGCGACCATCTTCCCGACCCAGCTGGCCATGGCCTGCACCTGGGACCCCGCCCTGCTCCACCGGGTGGCCCGCGCGTCCGCGACCGAAATCGCGACGACCGGAATCCACGGGACGTTCTCCCCGGTGCTGTGCATCACCCGGGAGCTGCGCTGGGGCCGGATCAACGAGACGTTCGGCGAGGACCCCTTCCTGATCGGCGAACTCGGCGCGGCAATGGTGCGCGGATACCAGGGCGAGGGCCTCAACGACCCGACAGCCGTGCTGGCATACGCCAAGCACTTCGCGGGCTACTCCGAAACCCTGGGCGGCCGCGACGCGAGCGAAGCCGAGCTCAGCCCGCGCAAGCTGCGCTCGTGGTTCCTGCCCCCGTTCGAGCAGGCGGCCCGGGCCGGCTGCCGCGGCTTCATGCTCGGCTACCAGTCGATCGACGGCGTGCCCATCACCGCGAATCAGTGGCTGATCAACGATGTACTCAAGGGCGAGTGGGGCTTCACCGGCACGCTGGTGACCGACTGGGACAACGTCGGCCGGATGGTCTACGACCAGCGGACCTGCGCCGACTACGCCGAGGCGGCGGCGGTCGCCGTCAACTCCGGGAACGACCTCATCATGGCCACGCCGCAGTTCTTCGAGGGCGCGCAGGAGGCGGTCGCCCGCGGCCTGGTCGACGAGAAACAGATCGATGACGCGGTACGGCGGGTTCTGCGGCTGAAGTTCGAGCTCGGGCTCTTCGAGGACCCCCGCACCCCCGATCCCGAGCGGCAGGCGCAGGTGATCGGCTGCCGCGCACACGCCGACCTCAACCTCGAGACCGCCCGGCGCTCCCTGGTGCTGCTGCGCAACGAGGGGATCCTGCCCCTCGAAGGCGGGCTGGCCTCGGACGGAACCGGCCGCGCCGCGAGCCAGGGCGCACCGCGGACGATCGCGGTCATCGGCCCCAACGCCGACAGCCCGGAAGCCATGCTCGGCGACTGGGCAGGCGCCACCGGTCAGGTCCCGTGGATGCCCGAAGGCCATCCCCGCGAGACGGTGGAGACGGTGCTCGACGGCCTTCGCGCCGTCGCACCCGCCGACTGGACCGTCACGCACGCCCGCGGAGCCGACATAGCAAGCCCCACCCATGCCCCCGAGTGGTCCACGGGGCCCGACGGCCAGCCACTGCCGCCCGTTTTCACCCCCGCCCCGGTCGACCATGCGCAGCTTCGGGAGGCTGTCGCCGCAGCAGAGGCCGCCGACTACGCCGTCGTGGTCGTGGGGGACAGCATCGCCCTCACAGGCGAGACGCGCTCGACGGCCACGCTCGACCTTCAAGGAAGCCAGATCGCTCTGCTGGACGCGGTCGCTGCCACCGGCACCCCCGTGATTGTCGTACTGGTCCAGTCGAAGCCGAGCACGCTCCCGGAGTCGGCACTGAACGCGGCAGCACTCATCGAGGCGTTCAACCCGGGCATGCGCGGTGGCCGCGCGATCGCCGAACTCCTCCTCGGACTCATCGAACCCGGCGGCCGGCTCCCGGTCTCCTTCGCACGCCACGTCGGACAGCAACCGGTCTTCTACAACCAGGTGCGAGGCCAGCACGGAAGCCGCTACGCGGACCTCACCCAAGACCCCCTGTTCGCGTTCGGCGAGGGCCTCACCTACACCACCGTCACCTACTCCGACCTCGTCGTGCACGACCCGGACGTCCGCGCCGACGGCACCGTCGACGCCACGGTACGGCTCACCAACAGCGGCAGCCGCCGGGCCCTGGAAACGGTCCAGGCGTACATCAGCGACCTGACCGCCAGCGTCACCTGGGCCGAGCAGGAGCTGAAGGGTTTCACCCAGGTCGAGATCCCTCCCGGCGAAAGCCTGGACGTCCGCCTCGGCATCCCCGCCGCGCAGTGCTCACTCGTCACGGCCGACAGCCGGCGAGTGGTCGAACCGGGTGAGTTCATGCTCCGTGTCGGCCCCAGCTCGCGGCGGGAGCAGCAGCTGAGCGCGGAATTCCGTATCCGGACCTGAAGCCCGTATCTGGACCTGTAGACCGCATACGGGCTCGAAGACCCCCGTCCCGCCGGCCTGCCGCCCCGCCAAATCGAGGGCCGGCGGGGCGGGTTCCATCTGAAACACCGAAAGGCACGCGTGTGTCCACCACACCCCGCGATCCGCACCGCCCCGTGGCGCACCTGCGGCCGCCCCGCAACTGGATCAACGACCCCAACGGGCTGGTCTTCCACGACGGCCACTACCACGTGTGCTACCAGTACAACCCGTACGGCGCGACCCACGCGAACATGCACTGGGGCCACTTCCGCAGCCCCGACCTGCTGACCTGGGAGCCGCTGCCGATCGCCCTGTCCCCGACCCCCGATGGCGTGGACGCCGACGGCTGCTTCTCCGGCAACGCCGTCTCCGACGGCGACCGACTGGTCGCCTTCTACTCCGCGCACCGCGAGGACCGCTCGCCCCAGCACCAGCCGGTCACCTGCGCCGCCTCCCACGACGGCGGCAACAGCTTCCGCCCGCGAGGCGAACTACTCATCCCCGAGCTGCCCGAGGGCTGCACCATGTACCGCGACCCGTACGTCTGGCAGGACGGCGACGGCTGGCGGATGCTGGTCGGCGCCGCCCTCGCGGACGGTCGCGCCGCCGCCCTTCTCTACGACTCACCCGACCTGGAGAACTGGACCTACCGGGGGCCCTTCGCAGCCCGCCGTCCGGAGCCCGTCGGCGGCACCGAGGAGCTCACCGGCGATGGCTGGGAATGCCCCCAATACCTCCCGGCAGCCGACGGACCCGGCGCCCTCCTCTTCAGTACCTGGACCGAACCCACCGGTCCGCAGAGGGTCGCGGCCCTGATCGGCGAAGAGCATGACGGCCACTTCGAGGCCGGCCCAGCGGTACTCGCCGACCACGGCCCCGATTGCTACGCGCCCGCCCTGCTGCGGGCACCGGGCGACCGGTGGCTGCTGTGGGGCTGGTCGTGGGAAGCCCGCGACGAAGCCTGGGCCGTCGCGGACGGATGGGCCGGGGTCCTCACCCTGCCCCGCGAGATCCACGTCCACGACGACGGCACACTGCGCCAGCAGCCCACCACCGAACTGCTCGCCCTGCGCGGCGAGCACACCATCCACGCCGAAGGCACGACGCACGGCCCGCAGCCGGTGGACCTCGGCAGCGTGAGCCGCGCTTTCGACCTGACGGCCCGTCTGGAGCCGACCGGAAACGCCGGTCTGCGGCTGCTCACCACCCCGGACGGCTCCGAGTACCTCGACATCCGCGTCGATACCGATGCGGGCGAACTGGTCGTCGACCGCGACCACGCCTCACTGGACTCCCGGGCCCGCAGCGGCTCCTACCGGATGCCCTGCCCCTCTGGTCAGGCGGTCGACCTGCGCGTGGTCGTCGACCACTCCATCGCCGAAATCTTCCTGACCACCACCGGCCAGGTCCTCACCCTGCGCTTCTACCCCACAGGGCAGGGCACGTGGCGACTTGAGGCCCGCAGCGCACCGGGTACGCGCCTCGGCTTCGCGGTCGACGCGTGGGAACTGCACCCCCTCGTGATCAAGGAGCCGAGCACCAGCGCCGCAGAGCCGGCACCGACGTCGCCGTAGAACCGACTCCAACCGGTCGATCCCCCACCTCGGCAATGTGTCCCCACCCCCTCTCCTATTGATCAGAAACTCAAAGGGTTCTTTTCGAGGGTGTAGCGGACGTGGGGGCCGCCGAAGTAGCCGCGGATGATGTGTGGCTGGCGTTGACGCCGGTGGAAGAACCTGCGGGTCTCGGCGGCGAGTTGGGCCTGGTTGCAGGCCCGGTGGTGCATGGGAAGGCTCCGCTTGACGTCGGCGTTGACCAGCTCGTCCGGGTTCAGCTCGGGCGAGCACGACGGCAGGAAGTGCAGTTCGATGCGGTCGGGGTGATCGGCGACCCAGGCGCGGACCTTGCGGGAGCGATGTGCGGAGTGGCCGTCCAGGACGAGGTGGACTTGCGGTCGAAGTGTCCGGCGAGGCGGTCCAGGAAGCGGCACATGACGTCGGCGTCGAAGGTCTCGGTGAACACCATGAAGTGCATCCGGCCCTTCGTACTGATCGCGGACAGCGCGTTGACGGAGAAGCGGTTGCCCGTGCGGCGGACGACCGGTGTGCACCCCTTGGCACCCCAGGTGCGGCCGGTGACCTGGTCGGAGCGGATGCCGACCTGGTCGGCGAAGAGCACCTCACGACCCTCGGCTTTCGCCTTCGCGT
Encoded proteins:
- a CDS encoding extracellular solute-binding protein → MRITTRHAVRTVQALCVTVTAALVATGCGRSEDSGPGKDAPAEIAAGKAKGTVVMWSMGDTDPALKDLAEKFEQENPDATVKITAVPWDAAHDKLTTSIAGGNTPDMSVVGTTWMAEMAAMNGFQATPASIKSSDFYPGQWDTTKYKDTSYGVPFIANTMVVYYRTDLTEKAGVKGAPAADWSGYLKDLKAIQATVGKQNPKLRYSTGWNIGFNSWIFWLPLVWQQGGDIYDAKTGKFTFDSPEVAKALEYYASIPQQGLAPTDKTESMPAFQAGQIATYQEGPGVGGSLHNDTPKLDGKWKTAPLPYSKQPAGLAGGSDLAVFKDAKNADAAWKFTRFLTEPANLAAYAKATGNIPPSPSAWDQAKLSEDETMNAFAEQLKVSKAPPAISTWQQIADAVDSQLERLSLGKATVAQVQQALQSKATSIGTGR
- a CDS encoding glycoside hydrolase family 32 protein, which codes for MSTTPRDPHRPVAHLRPPRNWINDPNGLVFHDGHYHVCYQYNPYGATHANMHWGHFRSPDLLTWEPLPIALSPTPDGVDADGCFSGNAVSDGDRLVAFYSAHREDRSPQHQPVTCAASHDGGNSFRPRGELLIPELPEGCTMYRDPYVWQDGDGWRMLVGAALADGRAAALLYDSPDLENWTYRGPFAARRPEPVGGTEELTGDGWECPQYLPAADGPGALLFSTWTEPTGPQRVAALIGEEHDGHFEAGPAVLADHGPDCYAPALLRAPGDRWLLWGWSWEARDEAWAVADGWAGVLTLPREIHVHDDGTLRQQPTTELLALRGEHTIHAEGTTHGPQPVDLGSVSRAFDLTARLEPTGNAGLRLLTTPDGSEYLDIRVDTDAGELVVDRDHASLDSRARSGSYRMPCPSGQAVDLRVVVDHSIAEIFLTTTGQVLTLRFYPTGQGTWRLEARSAPGTRLGFAVDAWELHPLVIKEPSTSAAEPAPTSP
- a CDS encoding glycoside hydrolase family 3 N-terminal domain-containing protein, whose protein sequence is MGQPVRSAVYLDPEASVEARIDDLLSRMTLPEKVGQLLMLDAQHGDLVDILSTKLAGSVLHVAPERMPEAMKMAQRTRLGIPLLTADDAIHGHSFWPGATIFPTQLAMACTWDPALLHRVARASATEIATTGIHGTFSPVLCITRELRWGRINETFGEDPFLIGELGAAMVRGYQGEGLNDPTAVLAYAKHFAGYSETLGGRDASEAELSPRKLRSWFLPPFEQAARAGCRGFMLGYQSIDGVPITANQWLINDVLKGEWGFTGTLVTDWDNVGRMVYDQRTCADYAEAAAVAVNSGNDLIMATPQFFEGAQEAVARGLVDEKQIDDAVRRVLRLKFELGLFEDPRTPDPERQAQVIGCRAHADLNLETARRSLVLLRNEGILPLEGGLASDGTGRAASQGAPRTIAVIGPNADSPEAMLGDWAGATGQVPWMPEGHPRETVETVLDGLRAVAPADWTVTHARGADIASPTHAPEWSTGPDGQPLPPVFTPAPVDHAQLREAVAAAEAADYAVVVVGDSIALTGETRSTATLDLQGSQIALLDAVAATGTPVIVVLVQSKPSTLPESALNAAALIEAFNPGMRGGRAIAELLLGLIEPGGRLPVSFARHVGQQPVFYNQVRGQHGSRYADLTQDPLFAFGEGLTYTTVTYSDLVVHDPDVRADGTVDATVRLTNSGSRRALETVQAYISDLTASVTWAEQELKGFTQVEIPPGESLDVRLGIPAAQCSLVTADSRRVVEPGEFMLRVGPSSRREQQLSAEFRIRT
- a CDS encoding carbohydrate ABC transporter permease, which translates into the protein MTSMSTKTLPGRGDTHEPSTAGPQRSAGRRPFALRSTARGRQTRAAWILAAPFLALFLAFMLLPVVWSLLMSLTDTQSADLRTPLNVSFTGFDNYVRLFQDDQFVHALRNTAVFVVVGLPLTLAAGLAAAVALDRGIRRFRAVFRVGFYLPVITSIVAIAVVWKTLLDPRAGLVNTVLGWFGIDGPAWLADTRFALPVMILMAVWRNLGTVMIIMLAGLQSVPQSLMEAAELDGAGAWQRFWGVSFPLLRPALLLTAVTTGIGYLQFFDEPFVMTQGGPLDSTLSATMYAYNQFGNGNYDVASAAGYVIFVLIVALTVLQFRVLRDKD
- a CDS encoding carbohydrate ABC transporter permease; this translates as MSTLSTLRTAPSDADRALRRRHIRQTWGQPWLYVPLAGALLLMIAPFLWMLSGSFKPEADIRAVPPVLIPTAPTTANFHELFSRLDFTSMFANSVIVAVAVTAGNLVFCSMLGYALAKLEFRGQRAVFMLVIGTLMIPGLVTFVPLYVLVANMKLSGSLLGLILPFLATPFGVFLMRQFISSLPDELIDAARVDGCRELAIFWKIILPLTRPALATLGIITFLGSWNNFLWPLVVAQNESQYTLPVGLALASSGQDFTRYGILLAGSVVVLLPVMIVFLLFQRHFVAGIATTGLK